The sequence TTATGTTCCCCTGCATCCTCTGTTCCTTGCGAAAGGATCTTTTCCAAGGCTGCAGAGGTTTTGTCCAAGAAGAGGAATCGTCTAAACCCCAACACACTTCAAAAAATTCTGTTATAATCCAATTATAATCCTTCCTTCACCCACCCCAAACTGCTCTGTTGCAGTTTGCTCCATATCTCCAGTCCCATAAGCACAACACTGCACTAAAACTGTTCGCTGCACCAAAAAACTGTAACAATTCTTACCTTTTTCCACCCCAAACTACTCTGTTGCAGTTTGCAGTATTACAGTCCCTCCATAATAATCACTGCACTCAACACAGCATCAGTTTTGTTATACATACTGTCACAATCCAAACaatttatgaataattaattatctttgtgtgtgtgtttgtgtgtgtgtgtgtgtgtgtgtgtgtgtctgtgtctctgtgcttttgtttatattacattgtggggaccaaatgtccccatgatgtaatataaacctgagttcacctacatcgtggggaccagccagcggtccccacaatgtaaatgggtttataaatcatatagaatgagtttttgtgaaaaagtaaaagtttgcacagtttcctgtgagggttaggtttaggggtaggggcagggtagggggatagaatgtacagtttgttcagtgtaaaatgcattgaagtctatggaaagtccccacaattcacaaaaacaaacatgtgtgtgtgtgtgtgtgtgtgtgtgtgtgtgtgtgtgtgtgtgtgtgtgtgtgtgtgtgtgtgtgtgtgtgtgtgtgtgtgtgtgtgtgtgtgtgtgtgtgtgtgtctgtctgtctgagccAGTTGTCTCTGCACAAGTAAAGTCagacagtgaaaaatacatattttattttatacccaGGCAATGCACAAATGTCTGTTCAGGTCATAGGCTCAGGATTAATTTTGCCTGCTATTTCTTTGCACAGTAGCTAGGTGTCACTAGTGAGCAATGCTGAATGAAGCTTCGGGTAATGAACCTTTTGGTGAACCAATGGGTTGTGAAGCCTCAGTGCTTCATGAGGCTTCATTTGCCCATCACTAACAAGAGATAAACAGTCCAAACGATAACAGGTAGCAGTCCACAGGAAAACGCTCAGTAATGATCACCTcagcaaatcaagactttgcagtgtgtgtgtgtgtgtgtgtgtgtgtgtcttaaataGTGTGAATGTGATGTGTAGCAGGTGTGTGCGCAATCAttcccaggaatgagggcccatgggaaatgtagtccgaatGGTAATTGTTCAGTATTCCGGAGATGGCTCCCTCCGGTGGTCCGGAGGAGGGACCGAGGGAACCACATTCGTGGTTCGGAACCACTTTTTCATTGATGAAGTGTTTAATTACATAATCTacagcagggatggacaactccagtcctggagggccagtatccagcagagtttagcttcaaccctaatcaaacacacctgaaccagctaatcaaggtctttaggattagtagaaagttataggcaagtgagtttttatcagggatggagataaactctgcaggacactggccctccaggaacggagttgtccatccctgatcTACAGCAATCTCTTATAGTAACTATAACTGGTAAACACACTCAATGTACAACTATAAGACAATTTATGGCTGTATATTAttctaaataaacatttaatgacAAAAAGAACGTTCTGAGCCACTTTGCACTGCAAAGACAGCAGATAAGCCACATTTCATTAAATCTACTAAATTGTTCTGGTGTTACAAACACTAACttaagaaaaacagaaaaaaacactcagaaataaatgctttttaaagaaAGATGTGTAGTGGTTTAACTTAACACTTAACACTAACACTATTTGAAATACATTCTATTGTATACTTCTATAAGCCccaatttaaattcaaattaccataacaaaaaaaaaaaaaaaaaaaaaaaaagcttttctaatcagacttttttttttttttagagttcaGATATTTTTAGAGTACGTAGTCTACTTTCATATAGaacatttcatgtttttaagaGGAGTTTGTCACCTGAAGAGTGAATGTCCAGTCTCTCTGGATGTGTGATAAATCTCTGTGCTGTGTTTTGTAGACTGACTTCACAGCTGTTATAAGAATATGTTTGAATAATTTTATCTACTATACGTCACATGAAACATTAGAAATGCAAATATATAATGCAAACAAATGTAAGGTTAAAAAAGTTAATATCTCAAACTAAACATGTGAATTGAGAGCCAGAGACTGACTTTCATCAATGCACATTTCTAGGAAACAGCATTAGTATAGTGACTATAGCATATCAATATTATAAACAgtacataaatgtttttagtttgttttttgtattatACTAGCATTAGATGtgtgttacggttgctggtatACAAAGCACACGACGAGGAGATAGGGTGAATATAAGACTTTACTTGTAGAGAAACAGGAATCCAACAGAACATACAACAACGTAGCATAAACAATACCGGACAACACAAGACTAGAAACACAGGGTATATATACAAGGGACTAACAAAAGGAACTAAACTAGGTGACAGGATAATTAACAAGGAACAGgtgaatcaaatgaactaattaacagaacggggaaactaggtcacagaggcagacagagacatgACATGTAACAATGTGAGagttatgtttttaaatagtcCCATTTCAAGTAACTCTTTAAGATGTCAAAATTGAATGCAGCAATTTGTGGAAACGCTCAATATGGGAAAAGTGACACTGTGTCATTTAAGAAGCATTTTATTGAATCAACAATCCATAGCAAACACTTATAATATCCATATTTGATAATCACATTccaaataaacataattttttatGGGAAAAATAACAATCAGGACAGACAATCAAGTCTAGATAAACAATGAATGACAAAAAGTTACACTAATGTTCTGAGCCACTTTACAACTGTGAAGCCACATGCAAAGCTTCTTCACTTGTACTAACATGTTTAATTTCTAAAAACTAAAGAACTGAATGTTTTACAGGAGAGTTTTCCAACCCTGTTCAGATAAAGACAAGGCTGAACAAAACCAGCatggaaaacaaaaaaatgttctatggaaattatatatatatatatatatatatatatatatatatatatatatatatatatatatatatatatatatatatatatataaataaacatatacatGAACATAAAATTTTTGTTTACAGCTTGAACAGCTTAAAAAGATGCAAGATTTGCTAAGATTTACAGAGCATCTGATTTTAACAGAACAGAATATCCAAATGGGCCACATACCTTTCAAGCACAACTTTTAAGATGCAAACAATGTAAAAAAGCTCAAATTGATACTCATCTGTCATTTGTCTCAAGCACACACAGTCACAGGTTCTCACAGAACGCTCAAAATGAGATGAATGGAGTTTAATACAGCAAATGTGTCAATTTCAGGAACAGGTTCTATTATTTCTGTCggtttttcattattaaactataacaaatttctcataatttagaCTGCATGGAATGTAGTCATAAATGCCAAATTTGAAATACATCCTATCATAAACCTCTTAAATCCATTTTACCAAAATACAGACTTTAAATTCAAATATTCaattaataattttagagtACTTTCCTtatgtttaaacagaaaatttaatgtgttttaagaGTTTGGTGCCTGAAGAGTAAATGTCCAGTCTCTCTGAATGTGTATAACTATGTGTGCTGTGTTTTAAATAGTCACAAGAATATGAGTGTATAACTTCATCTGTTTCATGTCACATTCATATTCACACATGgcatattcaaatatataaagaaaagTAAGGTTGAAAAGACATTTAACTGGACTGACACTGACTGACTTGAATTTAAAATGATTCATCATTTCCACACTTTTAACAGATTCACATCTTTAGTACTAAGCATGACAAGAACAGCATATGGAAATGGTAACACATGGTCAATGATTAAGTATTTTATTGGATAAACAAATGACAGACTTGCAGCAAACTTAATCTAAGTGTAAGTAAAGCAATCAAAAGTACTATAAGTGTTGTTTGTGATGTCATCTCTTTATATAAACAGTGAAAGACACTAACTTTCTAACATTGTGAACTGAATGcactaattaaaataaaaatagaatcaTTGGTATTTAATATTATTCTTAATAAGctaaaatatgtatcacagTGAAGAAGAAATTATTATCTGAACAGGGAATGTTTAGTTTTCCCATGCAGACAATCTTTAAAAATCTGAAATTGGCATACAGGTGTGATGCAGTGAACACCTGACATGCAAATTTCTTGAAGTGTCAAATTTAAATACACAGTAAATGTGTTATGATGAGATTTCAAGTCCAATTAAATAATTGTTGCCCCCCGGGTAATCActtaaatggaaaataaatggGTGTTGATGTGATTGATTGTAGTGGCTTCAACCAGGAGGCTGGGGCCAGTacactaaaaaatatattttcatgatttatcacaacattttttcttttgtcaaatcaacttaatgtggttcagataacatgattttttttgagattctgttgattaaaccaatcactttcattgtattaactcaaatattTAATTTCGATGAacacaaaattttaaggcaaatattttaagttaaaccaacaattcttttttacagtgtaggggCCTTAAcaaaattgaaagaaaaaaaaaaaaaaatgttttattgaaaacaaaaacaggagGGTTTTACAGCCCGGTTCAGATAAAGAATGGGCTGAACAAAACCAGCCAAAATAAAGCAATATAATCCAACATCAAAAAGTTCCTGAATAAAATCATGTGTTAGAAAGACAAACAATCCTGAGACAATAAATGGCACATAGGTAAAACCCATGCTCACAGTAGTTATAAGAATGAGATAAAATGCTCTTTTCTTCATGTGGTTTTCCTCCTCTCTACCTCTcaatctccctctctctcctggTCCTGACTGCTTCAGAGCTCTGAGAACagccacaagacaaaacaactggatggagaggaagaggaggaacgGCACTGAGAAgaacaatgtataaatataaaaaaacaagcCTATAGTAAAGAGGCAGAACAAACAAGAACCAAGACTCATTATCCAGACCACAGTGCAGCAGATCACTCTATATCTGAGAGGTTTGAACTTCAGAAAGGTTACAGGATGAACCACTGCCATGTAACGCTCAACACAGATCAGACACTGAAACACAGGACGACCGGTGATGCCTAGCCCTATTAAAAAATTTGTCAATGTCTTGATTTGTATCCAAGTCTCAAATAGAGAGAGCAAAGAATTCATAGAGTTACCAAGCTCACAAACAGAGAGATTGAGGTTGAAGAATCCTGATGCAACGCCACTTTCTGTTCCTGTGATGATGAGCCAGATGACATAGGAGTGTGTAGGAAGACCAAACATGAAACTGAAAATGTCCAGAATGTTGGATAGCCCAAAGAATTgagttgtggagtttgcaggtTCTCCAAATGTGGTGAAGTTCACTGAGGAGTTATTCATCGCCTGATTTGTCGCTTAGCAGTTCACAGAAATTGTAAAATGTCTAAGAAACAAGTTGGACAAGATAAGGTTGGAGATTCATAATCCTAGTTAAAGTTTTGGTTCAAAATGTTATCCTCATGTACtttccctcatgtcattccaaacctgtatgaatttcattcttctgtggaacaaaaaatattttaaaattatattttgaagaatgttttagGTAAATACATTTTAGGTTGAAACATAATGATCACCTTTTTTCCACATCTATAGCTACTCGATACTCAACATATAATTTGATTTGTTTACTAATGCTTTGTTTACTGGTGTCCTTGTCATGCTAATTGCTAACCTCCAGGGACCTATCATGTACAAATCATTGTTTTAGTTTTCAggctaattttaattttaaaggtcccgtttttcgtgtttttttttaagctttgattgtgtttatagtgtgcaatataacatgtgttcatgttttgcgtgtaaaaaaacacagtatttttcacttaatttacttatctgtataccgctgtttccactgtcataaaaacgggctgatgacttccttgttctatgaagtccctccttcagaaatacgtaacgagttctaattgtgccagcggttcctgtgttgtgattcgacagcagcttagcgcaccCAGAGCCATAGAGAGCGCACCTTGcacggaaaggtcacgcctcttaccataacgtgtgctgcacatagttttacatgtggattattgtggtgttgtgccgaatgaacacaaaagacaataattccagagagactgaactctttaatctccacaagcagcgacagaaaatgtacaacgttagcactcactcagaagagtacctcatacggaaaacagccataaacataaacatagtcccctcttgtggccattatgtgcactgcagtccaacattaactattgcagtaaggataacacaattataattttcgggaactgagttaaacataaattgtaaccattgatctctaagtacagcgtccctgggaagaccaaacaaaggtgattggactgcgggatgaaaataacaccgtttcgacgacatggcaacaaacacactctacaaacgcacctctttctcttctctgtgggagcgcaacaagaccacgcccccttttttgtgtattcctgtaggcagaggttagtcaaaaaactgttttagtagcgtcattaaagaaggaagtagagggatgtagtccaaactggtcgttcgatgtaggcgacttctgttaaataaaatatctcgcttggcattgaactttgaacttaaaaattttacagattttatttatactctaacaacaacattacacactaactaaagtttgaaacatgggatcacgaagaacgggacctttaacatTGTTAAACTAAGGtataataaaacaaagaaaGTGTGCCTGCATTTAACACAGCACTTTATTTTTTTGCGATTAACCATAAATCTTTTCATGTAGTTCcaaatttaattttatgaaatattttacagcttgatttgtttatttactgtatttaatgACTAACAAAACAATTTGTGTATACACATTGCAGAAACTagtgttcccattcagtcggtcacgtttgacgtacgtcggacagaccgacgaataggaatctcgctagagaggccaatctacttcgagtgtaactaaacgagccaatgcacattggcatgcaatcatatgcatcagctgctcgcctcgcagcgcgggtatataatgagcagcaggtgcgttgcatcttcagcttttcgcttcggagccgaacggtgtttgttcctgttctctgcaagcgagtgtctgctagaagacgagtcaagcttttggttgaacttctctttttttccgagtgtgggcgaacagcacagcagcggggtcgacgtcctctctttttctgtttcgtttgccatttttgagcaaatagctgtttgacagcgtcagaaggctgttctcacggccggtacggtgcgcttttgagcgctgaaaagccgttttacggctggtaagagtgagcgccttcaaagagagagaaagcacatgacaggctgcacacaatccctgtctgtgttgcggtggccgttcccctgcgtgcttcagcacttctaaaagagtaaagtccctgaaagagcttacacaagtagattcgcgtctttttaaagacgacatcctacttgtgtttctggatgcgatcgttcctgtcctcactgacggccacgatcaccgtttcgcatgtctgggcgcgtgctgaaatgatgttcgtgggtgttcatgttttcatatgagaacatgatcacgtcgacacgccggtcgtgactcttctttctccgggaagcttgagtcccctctgttgttggccagctgccgcttgtgtgtaaaagcacagccgcggctctgcccgacactctgggagaccgcggagatcagcgagagcaaacctctcgctcctctgcgtgtcgtgtgccgtcgagctgccgggctgcagcgcgggttgtcacggcaacccagcgctcgctcggcgctctagatgcgcggttcccttgcgtaatctccattgtagcgccctctctggtgcaccagaagaggtctactttgctgatatggcttgggtgacatgaggttgaggggttccttcggggaaccaaccccctagggccctccctctctagcgcattgcaagctgtgcagtttctggattggattgctggtccttttcataggggaacctagcatttcattcagagctccagctgagggacagacgtcgattgcagcatcggagagagtgctgttatgctctggaaatgagggtgacgctgcccactgtaatggtgtgtgcttatgctgactcagattcagagtttacagccatgctttcctgggtcttccagatgtgcatggaaaacttggcagtatgggggtatattggtgccataaatatggaatgccaaaggtgccaatctgcataagtttttcctctctcactaccctcttggatggggtggctgtacacagaccacacccaccctgcatgtgaggccaaggcactctttttgcatgagggtagttctgtgctggggttgagctgcgcttgttgactaaccgtgatcaaagtcacggcgcaggccctcagccagacgatgtccacctccgtggtccagaagtgccccctggcttaccttgtgaggtgtgagaggttgtcaagctaaatgctttctcaatgctcccatcttacgaggtggcctttcggtgacactgtcgaggactgagcccagcggttctcctcagttagtagcggataggggagcttcccatgacaaaccattgagttcctcttgggccgcccctcagtctgctcgtcgccaagggtgtcgtcccctgcaagaaactccggcccagcaggctctgctgtatccattgcggggagatgacgcctcccgtctctgcagctgtttaactggttggtgagaatcacccctgagacgggcgacccagagatgggtggggctgctcttccacccctggaggagggccaggtggtaaatcctttattgggtttgtttctgttccgccactgacccaagaggcagcggtacccaaattttaaagagcagttcctccatttccaggtctgaagagggtttggagagcagtgggaggagaaaaacctcaccactctcatccccctcttctgtcgccagcggacagcagcgagcagcgggcagccaaagcctcgactgctccctctgtccatccgtggagccaggtaagtgttgcctagcacactgtgacgccgcttcgggccgcctcacaaagagagccccccgagccgcgtccctgtgttccacctcgctgccctgctgcgggtacaccggtggtccctttggtcctgcttgtacggtctctgcgagccgggttagcgctccccagtccgtctcgctggctccttcggaccatcagggtcggctttgcgattcagttcgcccgcccccccccaagttcagggacgtcctcttcactacagtgaaagatgccgatgcccctgtcctgcgtgcggagatcgcagtcctactggcgaaggacgcgatagagccggtccctccagccgatttgaggtcggggttctatagcccctacttcattgtacccaggaaaagcggcgggttacgaccgatcttggacctgcgagttttgaatcggagcctccacaagctaccattcaaaatgctcacgcagaaacgcattttcgagtgcatccgtccccgagattggtttgcagcgattgacctgaaggacgcgtacttccatgtttcaattcttccgcgacacaggccattcctgagattcgcgttcgaaggtcgagcatatcagtacagagtcctaccctccgggctggccctgtctccccgcgtcttcacgaaagtcgtggagggagcccttgttcccatgagagaacggggtgttcgcattctcaactatctcgacgactggctcattctagcacagtcccgggatcagttgtgcaaacacagggatttggtgctcagacacctcagccagttggggcttcaggtcaactgggaaaagagcaaactcgccccggtgcagaggatctcttttctcggtatggagttggattcggtcagcactggcttcacggccgagtcccgagatgggcgtggcagcgcggcacattccgggtgccaatcactcaggagtgccgccgaaccttcagtccgtggtcggaccccttgtttcttcgggcaggagtgcccctagaacaggtgtcccggcatgctgtggtgttcacagatgcttctgccaccggctggggtgccacgtaatacgggcatgcagtctcaggggtttggacgggaccccatctgcattggcacatcaattgcctcgagttgctggcagtacgccttgctctgagccgcctcaaaggcctgcttcagggcaagcatgtactggtccgtatggacaacactgcgaccgttgcgtacatcaaccgtcaaggtggtctacgctcccgtcgcatgtcacaactcgcccgccatctcctcctgtggagtcggaagcatctgaggtcgcttcgcgccattcatgtctccggtgtgctcaaccgtgtggccgacgagctatcacgagctgcgctgccaggagagtggcgactccacccccaggtggttcagctgatctggagagaattcggaaaggctcaggtagacctgtttgcctcaccagaaacctcccactgccagttgttttactctctgaccgaggggacactcgggacagatgcactggctcacagctggccccggggcctgcgcaaatatgcgtttcccccagtgagcctacttgcacagaccctgtgcaaagtcagggaggatgaggagcaggtcttgttagttgcgccttactggcccaaccggacctggttcccagaactctcactcctcgcgacagcccctccctggcccatccctctgagaaaagaccttctttctcagagacggggcactctttggcacccgcgtccagacctctggaaactccatgtctggtcccttggacgggatgcggaggttctaggtgacttaccccctgaggtacttaacaccatcacttcggcacgtgcactgtctacgagacgtgcttacgcctccaaagtggaacctgttcgtcgagtggtgctcttctcgccgggaagacccccgaagatgctcgatcagagtcgtgctttccttcttgcagtagggttggagcgtaggctgtcccccctccaccctcaaaagtccatactgctgctatatccgcttaccacgaccacttagatggcaaatctgttggtcagcacgacctggtcatcaggttccttaggggggcgagacggttaaatccttctcgtcccctctccataccctcttgggacctcactctggtgctgagagcacttcagatcgctccctttgagcctttgctgtcagcagacttaaagattctgtctatgaagactttgctgctggtggcattggcctccatcaagagggtaggggacctgcagtcattttcggtcgacgaatcgtgcctggagttcgggccgggtgatagccacgtggtactaagaccccggcctggctatgtgcccaaggttcctaccactcccttcagggaccaggtggtgagcctgcaagcgctgccctcggaggaggcagacccagccctggctttactctgtccagtctgcgctttgcgactgtacatagacagaacataaagcctcaggacctcagaccagctcttgtctgttatggaggccagcagaagggaaaggctgtctccaagcagaggatggcccactggatagtggatgccatcgccctggcttaccaagctcagggtgtgccctgcccgctcaggttgcatgctcactccacgagaggtgtcgcatcctcctgggcgctggctcgtggcgcctcgctgacagacatttgtagagctgcgggctgggcgacacctaacacgttcgctagatactatagccttcgtgtcgagccggtctcctcccatgttctcgccacaggtcagaggcacggagaggccccggcttagtgtcggcttgctgcgctacatgcgcttcttttctccagagagtccctacaaggcagaccctgtcgagtcctccgatatcccttcggcagccgacgtggcggagcgtctggcgccaggcctatactccgttgtatccttgagaaccgggtttaggctgggttccatatgtgtgaccctacggggatcccatatggttggttccacggttgctcctaaacgaagcccgtgtctttccctctgggagaacctacccttcatcgggttggagtcaccccagctcttccatatgtagcacagccctacagggttagtccatatgtacttctccacataactccttcggggaaggatgtggcttccgcagcgttcctttcccagcgaagggtacgctttcccagcgttatccaatagtctcactgaatgggttttggggaacagcagtgatcgactctctctgtgttagccctgtcccaccatcctcaggcaagggggttcaggtggcttgcaacagagcgctggaagggggcagctcctgtggcgctttggtagggattcctattcgtcggtctgtccgacgtacgtcgaacgtgaccgactgaatgggaacgtctcggttacaaaggtaaccctcgttccctgaaggagggaacggagacgtacgtcccgtcgccacagtcgctgtaccccgctgatgctgccgcctatccggttcggctcctcagcgaaaacctgaagatgcaacgcacctgctgctcattatatacccgcgctgcgaggcgagcagctgatgcatatgattgcatgccaatgtgcattggctcgtttagttacactcgaagtagattggcctctctagcgagattcctattcgtcggtctgtccaacgtacgtctccgttccctccttcagggaacgagggttacctttgtaaccgagacgtttccaAGCTCTTACATAATAACAAAAAGAGTATGATGAccatttttgcattaacttaaaGAAAAAGGAGAAAATATAGAGCA comes from Chanodichthys erythropterus isolate Z2021 chromosome 22, ASM2448905v1, whole genome shotgun sequence and encodes:
- the LOC137012222 gene encoding G-protein coupled receptor 4-like, whose amino-acid sequence is MNNSSVNFTTFGEPANSTTQFFGLSNILDIFSFMFGLPTHSYVIWLIITGTESGVASGFFNLNLSVCELGNSMNSLLSLFETWIQIKTLTNFLIGLGITGRPVFQCLICVERYMAVVHPVTFLKFKPLRYRVICCTVVWIMSLGSCLFCLFTIGLFFYIYTLFFSVPFLLFLSIQLFCLVAVLRALKQSGPGERGRLRGREEENHMKKRAFYLILITTVSMGFTYVPFIVSGLRFLFLDKTSAALEKILSQGTEDAGEHKNDSASWYK